In Cicer arietinum cultivar CDC Frontier isolate Library 1 chromosome 7, Cicar.CDCFrontier_v2.0, whole genome shotgun sequence, a single window of DNA contains:
- the CDPK1 gene encoding calcium-dependent protein kinase 21-like (The RefSeq protein has 1 substitution, 2 frameshifts compared to this genomic sequence) produces MGCQGSKEKNKPTPDFTARHHGSSATAASASGVATNNHQYHSVQPSSTHVQTPPPKPDSNPKPTVTTQNVKTVHKTDTTILGKPFDDIKKHYTLGQELGRGQFGITYFCTENSTGNTYACKSILKRKLVSKSDREDIKREIQILQHLSGQPNIVEFKGAYEDRFSVHLVMELCAGGELFDRIIAQGHYSERAAASICRAVVNVVHICHFMGVLHRDLKPENFLLSSKDEGATLKATDFGLSVFIEEGKVYRDMVGSAYYVAPEVLRRSYGKEIDIWSAGIILYILLSGVPPFWAETEKGIFNAILEGELDFASEPWPSISDSAKDLVRKMLNHDPKKRITSAQVLEHPWMREGGEASDKPIDSAVLSRMKQFRAMNKLKKLALKIIAENLSEEEIKGLKAMFANMDTDNSGTITYEELKTGLARIGSRLSETEVKQLMELADVDGNGSIDYLEFISATMHRHRLERDEHLYKAFQYFDKDNSGHITREELETAMTQHGMGDEATIKDIISEVDTDHDGRINYEEFCAMMRSGMPPPGTTIINLQSEFDFICSCNSL; encoded by the exons atGGGTTGTCAAGGTAGCAAGGAGAAGAACAAACCTACGCCTGATTTTACTGCCCGCCACCATGGATCATCCGCTACTGCTGCTTCCGCCAGTGGTGTTGCCACTAATAATCACCAGTACCACTCTGTTCAACCATCTTCAACTCATGTTCAAACACCACCTCCAAAACCAGACTCAAATCCAAAACCCACTGTCACTACCCAGAATGTCAAAACAGTTCACAAAACAGACACAACCATATTAGGTAAACCCTTTGATGATATAAAGAAACATTACACTTTAGGTCAAGAATTAGGTAGAGGGCAATTTGGGATTACTTATTTTTGCACTGAGAATTCAACTGGCAACACTTATGCTTGCAAATCAATATTAAAGAGGAAACTTGTGTCTAAATCTGATAGAGAAGATATTAAGAGAGAGATTCAGATTCTTCAGCATTTGTCTGGTCAACCAAACATTGTTGAATTCAAAGGTGCTTATGAGGATAGATTCTCTGTGCATCTTGTCATGGAACTTTGTGCTGGTGGAGAGTTATTTGATAGAATCATTGCTCAAGGTCACTATTCAGAGAGAGCTGCTGCATCCATTTGTAGGGCTGTTGTTAATGTTGTGCATATTTGTCATTTCATGGGTGTTTTGCATCGCGATTTGAAGCCCGAGAATTTCTTGCTCTCTAGTAAGGATGAAGGAGCAACACTTAAAGCTACTGATTTTGGACTTTCTGTTTTCATTGAAGAAG GAAAGGTTTATCGCGATATGGTAGGCAGTGCTTACTACGTTGCTCCTGAGGTACTGCGTCGTAGTTATGGAAAGGAAATTGACATTTGGAGTGCAGGCATCATCTTGTATATTCTCCTTAGTGGTGTACCACCTTTTTGGGCTG AAACTGAAAAGGGAATATTTAATGCCATACTGGAAGGAGAACTTGACTTTGCTAGTGAACCATGGCCATCAATATCAGACAGTGCTAAAGATCTAGTCAGGAAGATGCTTAATCAGGATCCAAAGAAGAGGATTACTTCTGCACAAGTCCTTG AACACCCGTGGATGAGAGAAGGTGGAGAGGCCTCTGATAAACCGATTGATAGTGCAGTTCTTTCTAGAATGAAACAATTCAGGGCAATGAATAAGCTCAAGAAGCTTGCATTGAAG ATTATTGCTGAAAATCTATCAGAAGAGGAGATTAAAGGTCTCAAGGCAATGTTTGCAAATATGGACACTGACAATAGTGGTACCATCACCTATGAAGAATTGAAGACTGGCTTGGCTCGAATCGGATCACGGTTGTCTGAGACCGAAGTGAAGCAACTTATGGA GCT GGCTGATGTTGATGGAAATGGGTCGATTGACTATCTTGAATTCATATCGGCTACAATGCATAGGCACAGACTTGAACGGGATGAACACCTTTACAAAGCATTCCAGTATTTTGATAAGGACAACAGTGG GCATATTACTAGAGAAGAATTGGAGACTGCCATGACACAGCATGGAATGGGTGATGAAGCAACAATAAAGGACATAATTTCTGAGGTGGATACAGATCAT GATGGGAGAATAAACTATGAGGAATTTTGTGCAATGATGAGAAGCGGAATGCC ACCAGGGACCACTATTATAAATCTACAGAGTGAATTCGATTTCATATGTTCATGCAATTCATTATGA
- the CDPK1 gene encoding calcium-dependent protein kinase 21-like isoform X1, with translation MGCQGSKEKNKPTPDFTARHHGSSATAASASGVATNNHQYHSVQPSSTHVQTPPPKPDSNPKPTVTTQNVKTVHKTDTTILGKPFDDIKKHYTLGQELGRGQFGITYFCTENSTGNTYACKSILKRKLVSKSDREDIKREIQILQHLSGQPNIVEFKGAYEDRFSVHLVMELCAGGELFDRIIAQGHYSERAAASICRAVVNVVHICHFMGVLHRDLKPENFLLSSKDEGATLKATDFGLSVFIEEGKVYRDMVGSAYYVAPEVLRRSYGKEIDIWSAGIILYILLSGVPPFWAETEKGIFNAILEGELDFASEPWPSISDSAKDLVRKMLNQDPKKRITSAQVLEHPWMREGGEASDKPIDSAVLSRMKQFRAMNKLKKLALKIIAENLSEEEIKGLKAMFANMDTDNSGTITYEELKTGLARIGSRLSETEVKQLMEAADVDGNGSIDYLEFISATMHRHRLERDEHLYKAFQYFDKDNSGHITREELETAMTQHGMGDEATIKDIISEVDTDHDGRINYEEFCAMMRSGMPHQGPLL, from the exons atGGGTTGTCAAGGTAGCAAGGAGAAGAACAAACCTACGCCTGATTTTACTGCCCGCCACCATGGATCATCCGCTACTGCTGCTTCCGCCAGTGGTGTTGCCACTAATAATCACCAGTACCACTCTGTTCAACCATCTTCAACTCATGTTCAAACACCACCTCCAAAACCAGACTCAAATCCAAAACCCACTGTCACTACCCAGAATGTCAAAACAGTTCACAAAACAGACACAACCATATTAGGTAAACCCTTTGATGATATAAAGAAACATTACACTTTAGGTCAAGAATTAGGTAGAGGGCAATTTGGGATTACTTATTTTTGCACTGAGAATTCAACTGGCAACACTTATGCTTGCAAATCAATATTAAAGAGGAAACTTGTGTCTAAATCTGATAGAGAAGATATTAAGAGAGAGATTCAGATTCTTCAGCATTTGTCTGGTCAACCAAACATTGTTGAATTCAAAGGTGCTTATGAGGATAGATTCTCTGTGCATCTTGTCATGGAACTTTGTGCTGGTGGAGAGTTATTTGATAGAATCATTGCTCAAGGTCACTATTCAGAGAGAGCTGCTGCATCCATTTGTAGGGCTGTTGTTAATGTTGTGCATATTTGTCATTTCATGGGTGTTTTGCATCGCGATTTGAAGCCCGAGAATTTCTTGCTCTCTAGTAAGGATGAAGGAGCAACACTTAAAGCTACTGATTTTGGACTTTCTGTTTTCATTGAAGAAG GAAAGGTTTATCGCGATATGGTAGGCAGTGCTTACTACGTTGCTCCTGAGGTACTGCGTCGTAGTTATGGAAAGGAAATTGACATTTGGAGTGCAGGCATCATCTTGTATATTCTCCTTAGTGGTGTACCACCTTTTTGGGCTG AAACTGAAAAGGGAATATTTAATGCCATACTGGAAGGAGAACTTGACTTTGCTAGTGAACCATGGCCATCAATATCAGACAGTGCTAAAGATCTAGTCAGGAAGATGCTTAATCAGGATCCAAAGAAGAGGATTACTTCTGCACAAGTCCTTG AACACCCGTGGATGAGAGAAGGTGGAGAGGCCTCTGATAAACCGATTGATAGTGCAGTTCTTTCTAGAATGAAACAATTCAGGGCAATGAATAAGCTCAAGAAGCTTGCATTGAAG ATTATTGCTGAAAATCTATCAGAAGAGGAGATTAAAGGTCTCAAGGCAATGTTTGCAAATATGGACACTGACAATAGTGGTACCATCACCTATGAAGAATTGAAGACTGGCTTGGCTCGAATCGGATCACGGTTGTCTGAGACCGAAGTGAAGCAACTTATGGAAGCT GCTGATGTTGATGGAAATGGGTCGATTGACTATCTTGAATTCATATCGGCTACAATGCATAGGCACAGACTTGAACGGGATGAACACCTTTACAAAGCATTCCAGTATTTTGATAAGGACAACAGTGG GCATATTACTAGAGAAGAATTGGAGACTGCCATGACACAGCATGGAATGGGTGATGAAGCAACAATAAAGGACATAATTTCTGAGGTGGATACAGATCAT GATGGGAGAATAAACTATGAGGAATTTTGTGCAATGATGAGAAGCGGAATGCCACACCAGGGACCACTATTATAA